A single region of the Solwaraspora sp. WMMD791 genome encodes:
- a CDS encoding glycosyl hydrolase: MSKVVARTGSGRRRLIVGGVSAALLAGMVVTALPLFAADEIAVAAVADTTATDVPQDGDNAVKTTLATCPALCERNPRGARDAVVEFVVDRIPAGARDVRVRLQMYSWQDLGARVAVHPTSLDARAARPPLASGSGGGGGGAAEPLATVSTVRKGYNEWDLSALVTGNGTYTLALRQQELSQRVYWPSTEYRDPSIRPRLLISYEAAAAAPTSPPASPTAAPTPPPSAPVPTTPAATASPTVGPSAPPSPSATPPASGVGCGAVSDLLVPSCGAWWGMYSPTSAAKGWNHGGAVAEVEAQVGRKFDLVHRYHDFSNAGSNGAFPDEFEQQQMREGRLMFFAWESRIFSTGTTLTWRDVYSGRYDSVIDDVAGRIKATGVPVFMGFDHEPEDEPAKGSDADFVRAWRHVYERFTKVGADNAVWVWVMMGWSGHYDRYAGLYPGDAYVDWVGYDPYNFYACNGGKTWKDPHTTVNGFYRWLDDNRIGVGKPRMLAEYGTNFDPEDPAAKQRWFEQFPAAIKAHPKVKAVIYFNSAGSTTTSATCNMTMNHTPSALTGFTRAGKDPYFNQPLPVKR; the protein is encoded by the coding sequence TTGAGCAAGGTCGTCGCGCGGACCGGGTCCGGCCGGCGACGGTTGATCGTCGGCGGAGTCAGCGCCGCGCTGCTGGCCGGCATGGTGGTGACCGCGCTGCCGCTGTTCGCCGCCGACGAGATCGCCGTCGCCGCGGTCGCCGACACCACCGCGACCGACGTTCCACAGGACGGTGACAACGCGGTCAAGACGACCCTGGCCACCTGTCCCGCGCTGTGCGAGCGCAACCCGAGGGGGGCCCGGGACGCGGTCGTGGAGTTCGTTGTGGACCGGATTCCGGCCGGTGCCCGTGACGTGCGGGTCCGCCTGCAGATGTACTCCTGGCAGGATCTCGGCGCCCGGGTGGCGGTGCATCCCACCTCGTTGGACGCCCGCGCCGCCCGGCCGCCGCTGGCCTCGGGCAGCGGGGGCGGGGGCGGGGGCGCCGCGGAGCCACTGGCGACGGTGTCGACGGTCCGCAAGGGGTACAACGAGTGGGACCTGTCCGCGCTGGTCACCGGCAACGGCACGTACACCCTGGCGCTGCGCCAGCAGGAGCTGTCGCAGCGGGTCTACTGGCCGTCGACGGAGTACCGGGACCCGTCGATCCGACCCCGGCTGCTGATCAGCTACGAGGCGGCCGCAGCGGCACCGACCAGTCCGCCGGCGTCGCCTACCGCCGCGCCGACACCGCCGCCGAGTGCTCCGGTGCCGACCACGCCGGCCGCCACGGCGTCGCCGACCGTCGGCCCGTCGGCACCACCGAGTCCGTCGGCCACGCCGCCCGCGTCGGGAGTCGGCTGCGGCGCGGTGTCCGACCTGCTCGTGCCCTCCTGTGGGGCCTGGTGGGGGATGTACTCGCCGACCAGCGCCGCCAAGGGCTGGAACCACGGCGGCGCGGTGGCCGAGGTCGAGGCACAGGTGGGGCGCAAGTTCGACCTGGTGCACCGCTACCACGACTTCTCCAACGCCGGCAGCAACGGGGCGTTCCCCGACGAGTTCGAGCAGCAGCAGATGCGCGAAGGCCGGCTGATGTTCTTCGCCTGGGAGTCCCGGATCTTCTCCACCGGGACGACGTTGACCTGGCGTGACGTCTACAGCGGCCGGTACGACTCGGTCATCGACGACGTGGCCGGTCGGATCAAGGCGACCGGTGTGCCGGTGTTCATGGGCTTCGACCATGAGCCGGAGGACGAGCCGGCGAAGGGCAGTGACGCCGACTTCGTCCGGGCCTGGCGCCACGTCTACGAACGATTCACCAAGGTCGGCGCGGACAATGCCGTCTGGGTCTGGGTGATGATGGGCTGGTCCGGGCACTACGACCGGTACGCCGGCCTCTACCCGGGTGACGCCTACGTGGACTGGGTGGGCTACGACCCGTACAACTTCTACGCCTGCAATGGCGGAAAGACCTGGAAGGACCCGCACACCACGGTCAACGGCTTCTACCGCTGGCTCGACGACAACCGTATCGGCGTCGGCAAACCACGGATGTTGGCGGAGTACGGCACCAACTTCGACCCCGAGGACCCGGCGGCCAAGCAACGGTGGTTCGAGCAGTTCCCGGCGGCGATCAAGGCCCACCCGAAGGTCAAGGCGGTGATCTACTTCAACTCTGCCGGATCGACCACCACGTCGGCGACCTGCAACATGACCATGAACCACACGCCGTCCGCGTTGACCGGGTTCACCCGGGCCGGCAAGGACCCCTATTTCAACCAACCGCTCCCGGTCAAGCGCTGA
- a CDS encoding acyltransferase has product MSTTRRHGLLLRTVFAVKRRYYQLRYPGLRLGRDVEIRGRVRLRRGVRVTIGDRTRLNKLVRFAGPGEVQVGADCLLNATWIGCWTTVRVGDRCLLSDCELMDNDFHNLAPQLRHAPASPATRAPIVVGDNVWIGAHALVMKGVRIGSDSVVGAGTIVRTDVPDGVVVIGNPQQIVKQFDE; this is encoded by the coding sequence TTGTCGACCACACGCCGGCACGGCTTGCTGCTGCGGACCGTCTTCGCGGTCAAGCGCCGCTACTACCAGCTGCGCTATCCCGGCCTGCGGCTGGGACGCGACGTCGAGATCCGCGGCCGGGTGCGGCTGCGCCGTGGAGTACGGGTGACGATCGGCGACCGTACCCGGCTCAACAAACTGGTCCGGTTCGCCGGGCCGGGCGAGGTCCAGGTCGGTGCCGACTGCCTGCTCAACGCCACCTGGATCGGTTGCTGGACGACCGTGCGGGTCGGTGACCGCTGTCTGCTGTCCGACTGTGAGCTGATGGACAACGACTTCCACAACCTCGCGCCCCAGCTGCGGCACGCGCCGGCCAGCCCGGCGACCAGGGCCCCGATCGTCGTCGGTGACAACGTCTGGATCGGCGCGCACGCCCTGGTGATGAAAGGGGTCCGGATCGGCAGCGACAGTGTCGTCGGTGCCGGGACCATCGTCCGCACCGACGTACCCGACGGTGTCGTGGTGATCGGCAACCCGCAACAGATTGTGAAGCAATTCGATGAGTGA
- a CDS encoding lipopolysaccharide biosynthesis protein: protein MSEQPQRTVTLTELLRIPLLRWKLVAGGAVVGCLLAIGYLVVAPPAATATAVVAIRPVVTDAFTTPGAGADRSINMNVESGIATSTDVLSRIAEARAVDVVAVRRALEIEVPTGGQILRFTYSADSVESAVESVNLAAATYLQVREEMYERQRADMLASYDERIATVAEQQTAAGRRAADSDSSGPAADAALAEFASLSNQLTQLNGARTEIAAIDVTPGWITQSAQQQLSTAGQPRVVYLLAGLLAGALLGILLTYLRESADRRVRSESDALDASGLPLLGTVRRRGLRVDARTVDADVRYVGMAIAEQLRQTVRTPVVVISSRNREDTTPMTASLAVALAADGQDVYVGDDSHRVAALREALLADRRRVPSGPFVPEQPTGQQPSAAGTGDARSPGGGRPAASTATVGAATASAGAATASAGAATASAAPRPSDAGANPGVDGDPESTLIFSLPRADQDHTVILPRVTESADSPAAPRRPSPRPSPTSGPPDRSDSSGDRAGGTRPAGGSVVGTIPVRTLPADALTVGAGMVRIGLYAQAPRDGSIVLFNAPPAESDERGVREARSGTAIVVVERDRTRLADLRRLTDRLRASGAEPLGFVLLGSGRG from the coding sequence ATGAGTGAGCAACCACAGCGGACCGTGACCCTCACCGAGCTGCTGCGGATCCCGCTGCTGCGCTGGAAGCTGGTCGCCGGCGGCGCGGTGGTCGGTTGCCTGCTCGCGATCGGCTACCTGGTGGTGGCCCCGCCCGCCGCCACCGCGACCGCAGTCGTCGCCATCCGGCCGGTGGTCACCGACGCGTTCACCACCCCCGGTGCCGGTGCCGACCGATCGATCAACATGAACGTCGAGAGCGGCATCGCGACCAGTACCGACGTGCTGTCGCGGATCGCCGAGGCCCGGGCGGTCGACGTGGTGGCGGTCCGGCGGGCGTTGGAGATCGAGGTGCCCACCGGCGGTCAGATCCTGCGGTTCACCTACTCGGCCGATTCGGTCGAGTCCGCTGTCGAGTCGGTCAACCTCGCCGCCGCCACCTACCTGCAGGTCCGTGAGGAGATGTACGAGCGGCAGCGCGCCGACATGCTGGCCTCCTACGACGAGCGGATCGCCACCGTCGCCGAGCAGCAGACGGCGGCCGGGCGGCGCGCCGCCGACTCGGACAGCAGCGGGCCGGCGGCCGACGCCGCGTTGGCCGAGTTCGCCTCGCTCAGCAACCAGCTGACCCAGCTCAACGGTGCCCGTACGGAGATCGCGGCGATCGACGTCACGCCGGGCTGGATCACTCAGAGCGCCCAGCAGCAGCTGTCCACCGCTGGCCAGCCCCGGGTGGTGTACCTGCTGGCCGGGCTGCTGGCCGGTGCTCTGCTGGGGATTCTGCTGACCTACCTGCGGGAGTCGGCCGACCGCCGGGTGCGCAGCGAGTCCGACGCGCTCGACGCCTCGGGGCTGCCGCTGCTCGGCACCGTACGGCGCCGTGGTCTGCGGGTCGACGCCCGGACCGTCGACGCCGACGTGCGCTACGTCGGCATGGCCATCGCCGAGCAGCTGCGTCAGACGGTACGCACCCCGGTGGTGGTGATCTCGTCGCGCAACCGGGAGGACACCACCCCGATGACCGCAAGTCTCGCCGTGGCGCTCGCCGCCGACGGCCAGGATGTCTACGTCGGCGACGACAGCCACCGGGTGGCGGCGCTGCGCGAGGCGTTGCTCGCCGACCGGCGGCGGGTGCCGTCCGGCCCGTTCGTGCCCGAGCAGCCGACCGGCCAGCAACCGTCCGCGGCCGGCACCGGCGATGCGCGTTCCCCGGGCGGCGGCCGGCCCGCCGCGTCGACCGCGACCGTCGGCGCTGCCACCGCGTCGGCCGGTGCTGCCACCGCGTCGGCCGGTGCTGCCACCGCGTCGGCCGCGCCGCGTCCGTCCGACGCCGGCGCGAACCCGGGCGTCGACGGCGACCCGGAGAGCACACTGATCTTCTCGCTGCCCCGGGCGGACCAGGACCACACCGTCATCCTGCCCCGGGTGACCGAGTCGGCGGACAGCCCGGCCGCACCGCGTCGACCGTCGCCCCGGCCCTCGCCGACCAGCGGCCCGCCGGACCGTTCCGACAGCAGCGGCGACCGGGCCGGCGGGACCCGCCCGGCCGGCGGTTCGGTCGTGGGCACCATCCCCGTACGGACGCTGCCGGCCGACGCGCTGACCGTGGGCGCCGGCATGGTCCGGATCGGACTGTACGCCCAGGCGCCGCGCGACGGCAGCATCGTGCTGTTCAACGCCCCGCCGGCCGAATCCGACGAACGCGGCGTGCGGGAGGCCCGCTCCGGCACCGCCATCGTCGTGGTGGAACGGGACCGGACCCGGTTGGCCGACCTGCGTCGACTGACCGACCGGCTGCGTGCCTCCGGTGCCGAGCCGCTCGGTTTCGTGCTGCTCGGCAGCGGCCGTGGCTGA
- a CDS encoding O-antigen ligase family protein, giving the protein MFGLVPLWWISGLFYFGWPLFGILLLLIMIIRGRIPLPVGSGIWLAFLALVVASATQLPGLSSLLTFGLRLAFYLTALIVCCYVYSVARERDALTVVLGPLCAFFVALVVLGWFGVLVPRFSMATPFELLLPGGLAGNPFIRDMVHAEVTEYSARSLNPIYRPSAPFAYTNTFGSTYAITLPAVVACLLLGVRGPARTVLLVALPMSLPPAFLTLNRGMFLSLGVGLAVLGVRAAIRGNLRVLASMLGVLVIGGLATLFIPIGELIDQRVSSSNTNVDRMSLYLEVLRWVQRSPLLGFGTPVQVDTVSADAPLGTQGQVWTVLFSHGIPALICFVGWFVLVAAACWRASSAAAQWLSVVPLIALVQLPFYGLVNQNLTAVFFVAAVALVAVERERRGVTLTAPLLPAAPRPVLGGVR; this is encoded by the coding sequence ATGTTCGGTCTGGTCCCGCTCTGGTGGATCAGTGGACTGTTCTACTTCGGTTGGCCGCTGTTCGGCATCCTGCTGCTGCTGATCATGATCATCCGGGGGCGGATCCCGCTGCCGGTCGGCAGCGGGATCTGGCTGGCCTTCCTCGCTCTGGTGGTGGCCAGCGCCACCCAGCTGCCCGGCCTGTCCAGCCTGCTGACGTTCGGTCTTCGGCTGGCCTTCTACCTCACCGCGCTGATCGTCTGCTGCTACGTGTACAGCGTCGCCCGGGAACGGGATGCGCTCACCGTGGTGCTGGGTCCGCTGTGCGCCTTCTTCGTCGCGCTGGTCGTCCTCGGCTGGTTCGGGGTGCTGGTGCCCCGGTTCTCGATGGCCACACCCTTCGAGTTGCTGCTGCCCGGTGGGCTGGCCGGCAATCCCTTCATCCGGGACATGGTGCACGCCGAGGTGACCGAGTACAGCGCCCGGTCGCTGAACCCGATCTACCGGCCGTCGGCGCCGTTCGCGTACACCAACACGTTCGGCAGCACCTACGCGATCACTCTGCCGGCGGTGGTGGCCTGCCTGCTGCTCGGCGTACGCGGACCGGCCCGCACCGTACTGCTGGTCGCGCTGCCGATGTCGTTGCCGCCGGCGTTCCTGACTCTCAACCGGGGGATGTTCCTCAGTCTCGGCGTCGGGCTGGCGGTCCTCGGGGTGCGGGCCGCGATCCGGGGCAACCTGCGGGTGCTGGCCTCGATGCTGGGTGTCCTGGTGATCGGCGGGCTGGCGACCTTGTTCATCCCGATCGGTGAGCTGATCGACCAGCGGGTCAGCTCCAGCAACACCAACGTCGACCGGATGTCGCTCTACCTGGAGGTGCTGCGCTGGGTGCAGCGTTCCCCGCTGCTGGGGTTCGGCACGCCGGTGCAGGTGGACACCGTGTCCGCCGACGCGCCCCTGGGCACCCAGGGGCAGGTGTGGACGGTGCTGTTCAGCCACGGCATCCCGGCGCTGATCTGCTTCGTCGGCTGGTTCGTGCTGGTCGCCGCCGCCTGCTGGCGGGCGAGCTCGGCGGCGGCGCAGTGGCTGTCGGTGGTGCCGCTGATCGCGCTGGTCCAGCTGCCCTTCTACGGACTGGTCAACCAGAACCTGACTGCGGTGTTCTTCGTGGCGGCGGTGGCCCTGGTCGCCGTCGAACGGGAAAGACGGGGCGTCACGCTCACCGCGCCGCTGCTGCCGGCCGCACCCCGACCGGTGCTCGGCGGTGTCCGATGA
- a CDS encoding lipopolysaccharide biosynthesis protein has translation MTGATDATAQPAAGTDSADPPRPGTGPADRSETRRSARSGVIGLAGAAVSGLFGFVLAVVVTRGYGPAGAGVFFAAVGLLTVVTAICTLGAETGLLWSLPRRRTGPAGDAARVLPVAVLPPLLCALGLAAVGLVAAPWLAETLFDGTTTDGVRLVRLCAVGLPVLVAAGLGLAAVRGVRSIGPYVAVQFFLLPIGRPVLVGAAAFAGASVLFGLAGWLVPALAAVGACGVLIAGPLGAGRGARWRPQRADWTGFWRFALPRAGSAAIDAGSMWTGVLLAVVLAGPVEAGIFGAVGRYVLAGQLALQGLRVAVAPQLSRLLGQDRPVEAAAVHRQTTTWAITLSWPVYLLLAVFAPGFLAIFGPEFAAGATAMTVLAVAMLVNIAVGNVQTLLLMSGRSGLHLVAASANLATTVALALLLAPRHGVLGVAIAWAAGIVVENLIAVTAARVVVGHPLVDRSVLLAAGAVLAGVGTASTAGVLTAGRGVPGLGVALGLTALAVLMGLALPGVRRRVWRSVRQRGG, from the coding sequence ATGACCGGCGCGACGGACGCGACCGCGCAGCCGGCGGCCGGCACCGACTCGGCTGACCCGCCGCGGCCCGGGACCGGCCCGGCGGATCGGTCGGAGACCCGGCGCAGCGCCCGCAGCGGCGTCATCGGCCTGGCCGGGGCCGCCGTCAGCGGCCTGTTCGGGTTCGTCCTGGCCGTCGTCGTCACCCGGGGGTACGGCCCGGCCGGCGCGGGCGTGTTCTTCGCCGCCGTCGGCCTGCTGACCGTCGTCACCGCGATCTGCACCCTGGGTGCCGAGACGGGCCTGCTGTGGTCGCTGCCCCGCCGACGGACCGGCCCGGCCGGTGACGCCGCCCGGGTGCTACCGGTGGCCGTACTGCCGCCGCTGCTGTGTGCGCTCGGACTGGCCGCCGTCGGGCTGGTGGCCGCGCCGTGGCTGGCCGAGACGCTGTTCGACGGGACCACCACGGACGGCGTACGGCTGGTGCGGCTGTGCGCGGTCGGGTTGCCGGTCCTGGTCGCCGCCGGATTGGGGCTGGCCGCCGTCCGAGGGGTGCGGTCGATCGGTCCGTACGTCGCGGTGCAGTTCTTCCTGCTGCCGATCGGTCGGCCGGTGCTGGTCGGCGCGGCCGCCTTCGCTGGCGCCTCGGTGCTGTTCGGCCTCGCCGGCTGGCTGGTGCCGGCCCTGGCGGCGGTGGGAGCCTGCGGTGTTCTGATCGCCGGGCCGCTCGGTGCCGGCCGTGGCGCGCGGTGGCGGCCACAGCGGGCGGACTGGACCGGCTTCTGGCGGTTCGCGCTGCCCCGCGCCGGTTCTGCGGCGATCGACGCCGGCAGCATGTGGACCGGGGTGCTGCTGGCGGTGGTGCTGGCCGGGCCGGTCGAGGCCGGCATCTTCGGCGCGGTGGGTCGGTACGTCCTGGCCGGGCAACTCGCGTTGCAGGGCCTGCGGGTGGCGGTCGCACCGCAGCTGTCCCGGCTGCTGGGGCAGGACCGTCCGGTGGAGGCGGCGGCGGTGCACCGACAGACCACCACCTGGGCGATCACCCTGTCCTGGCCGGTGTACCTGCTGTTGGCGGTCTTCGCGCCGGGTTTCCTGGCGATCTTCGGCCCCGAGTTCGCCGCCGGCGCCACCGCGATGACCGTACTGGCGGTGGCGATGCTGGTGAACATCGCGGTCGGCAACGTACAGACCCTGCTGCTGATGAGCGGGCGCAGCGGCCTGCACCTGGTGGCGGCGTCGGCGAACCTGGCGACGACGGTGGCGCTGGCGTTGTTGCTGGCCCCCCGGCACGGCGTGCTCGGGGTGGCGATCGCCTGGGCGGCCGGAATCGTGGTGGAGAACCTGATCGCGGTCACCGCCGCCCGGGTCGTGGTCGGCCATCCGCTGGTGGACCGGTCGGTGCTGTTGGCCGCCGGGGCGGTGCTGGCCGGGGTCGGTACGGCCAGCACGGCCGGGGTGCTGACCGCCGGCCGGGGCGTACCGGGCCTCGGCGTCGCGCTGGGGCTGACCGCCCTGGCGGTGCTCATGGGGCTGGCGCTGCCCGGGGTACGGCGCCGGGTGTGGCGCAGTGTCAGACAGAGAGGTGGGTGA
- a CDS encoding sulfotransferase domain-containing protein, which translates to MASIRDRIKKAVPAQVTDRVRESLVHYGVRTSGRRPLPDFLIIGTKRGGTTSLWNYLIQHPLVPRLFPAWNTKATHYFEEHWSRGEAWYRSHFPTQRQRDALAARHGGPVRAGEAAPLYMFHPTAAHRVQALLPQVRLIVLLRDPVERAYSHWKERRTEGKEPLDFAQALASEAERTAGERERLVADPNYFSEPYDWYTYRARGRYLEHLDPWLERFDRSQFLFLTSEEFYGDTRGAYLRTLEFLGLPQHELPTFKVYNDRRSAPMDEQLRAELTDYYRPHNEALAQRLGLRLDWAGSDR; encoded by the coding sequence ATGGCGTCCATCAGGGACCGGATCAAGAAGGCCGTGCCGGCCCAGGTGACCGACCGGGTACGCGAGTCGCTGGTGCACTACGGGGTGCGCACGAGCGGCCGTCGCCCGCTGCCGGACTTCCTGATCATCGGCACCAAGCGGGGCGGCACCACGTCGCTGTGGAACTACCTGATCCAGCATCCGCTGGTGCCTCGGCTCTTTCCGGCCTGGAACACCAAGGCCACGCACTACTTCGAGGAGCACTGGTCCCGGGGGGAGGCGTGGTACCGGTCGCATTTCCCCACCCAGCGGCAGCGCGACGCGCTGGCCGCCCGCCACGGCGGGCCGGTACGGGCCGGCGAGGCGGCGCCGCTGTACATGTTCCACCCGACGGCCGCGCACCGGGTGCAGGCATTGCTGCCGCAGGTACGGCTGATCGTGCTGCTGCGGGATCCGGTCGAGCGGGCGTACTCGCACTGGAAGGAACGGCGCACCGAGGGCAAGGAGCCGCTGGACTTCGCGCAGGCCCTGGCGAGTGAGGCGGAGCGCACCGCCGGGGAGCGGGAGCGGCTGGTCGCCGACCCGAACTACTTCTCCGAGCCGTACGACTGGTACACCTACCGGGCCCGGGGCCGCTACCTGGAGCATCTCGACCCGTGGCTGGAGCGGTTCGACCGGTCCCAGTTTCTCTTCCTGACCAGCGAGGAGTTCTACGGCGACACCCGCGGTGCCTACCTGCGGACGCTGGAGTTCCTCGGTCTGCCGCAGCACGAGCTGCCGACCTTCAAGGTCTACAACGACCGCCGCTCGGCACCGATGGACGAGCAGCTGCGGGCCGAGTTGACCGACTACTACCGGCCGCACAACGAGGCGCTCGCGCAGCGGCTGGGGCTGCGGCTGGACTGGGCCGGGTCGGACCGGTGA
- a CDS encoding UDP-N-acetylglucosamine--LPS N-acetylglucosamine transferase: MANNVDGVDAEPTVLLVGSSGGHLAQLLALEPWYGDRRRCWVTFDTPDATSLLRGEDVLWAHHPTTRNLRNLVRNTWLAVRIFRQRSIAAVVTTGAGVAVPFVVLAWLRRVPAVYIEVYDRIDTPTLTARLCRPFLSAMLVQWEEQRRQYPEATVVGNLL, from the coding sequence GTGGCCAACAATGTGGACGGCGTCGACGCGGAGCCCACTGTCCTGCTCGTCGGTTCCAGTGGTGGACACCTCGCGCAGCTGCTCGCCCTCGAACCCTGGTACGGCGACCGTCGACGGTGCTGGGTGACCTTCGACACGCCGGACGCCACGTCGCTGCTGCGCGGCGAGGATGTCCTGTGGGCCCACCATCCCACCACACGCAACCTTCGCAACCTGGTGCGCAATACCTGGCTGGCGGTACGGATCTTCCGGCAGCGCAGCATCGCGGCGGTGGTGACCACCGGGGCCGGCGTCGCTGTTCCCTTCGTGGTTCTCGCCTGGCTGCGTCGGGTGCCGGCCGTCTACATCGAGGTGTACGACCGGATCGACACCCCGACCCTCACTGCGCGACTGTGTCGGCCATTCCTCTCCGCGATGCTCGTGCAGTGGGAGGAGCAGCGGCGACAGTACCCGGAGGCCACGGTCGTCGGCAACCTGTTGTGA
- a CDS encoding glycosyltransferase gives MSRSGAVHATVRIPRQRSAPRTGTVLVAVGTDRHRFDRLIGWLEEWYPAAADRPELIVQYGHSRTPALAGATAFLDHDALQRAMAQASLVVCHGGPATILEARRHRHLPIVVPRDPTLGEHVDDHQILFARRLAAAGLVRLCESPAELAATLDTGLREPAGFRIGAEPGSDAARLAAVARVGEIIEGLISSAHPRRTLARRAR, from the coding sequence CTGTCAAGATCCGGAGCTGTGCACGCGACCGTCCGGATTCCCCGGCAGCGCAGCGCGCCGCGTACCGGCACCGTCCTGGTCGCGGTCGGGACCGACCGGCACCGGTTCGACCGGCTGATCGGCTGGCTGGAGGAGTGGTACCCGGCCGCCGCCGACCGGCCCGAGCTGATCGTGCAGTACGGGCACAGCCGCACCCCGGCGCTCGCCGGTGCCACCGCCTTTCTCGACCACGACGCGCTGCAGCGGGCCATGGCCCAGGCCAGCCTGGTGGTCTGCCACGGCGGGCCGGCGACCATCCTCGAAGCACGACGGCACCGGCACCTGCCGATCGTGGTGCCCCGCGATCCCACGCTGGGCGAGCACGTCGACGACCACCAGATCCTGTTTGCCCGACGACTGGCCGCCGCCGGGCTGGTCCGGCTCTGCGAGTCACCGGCGGAGCTGGCAGCCACCCTGGACACCGGGCTGCGCGAGCCGGCGGGTTTCCGCATCGGCGCGGAGCCCGGCTCCGACGCGGCCCGACTGGCGGCCGTCGCCCGGGTCGGCGAGATCATCGAAGGGCTGATCTCGTCGGCGCACCCGCGACGCACCCTCGCCCGGCGGGCCCGATGA
- a CDS encoding glycosyltransferase family A protein — MTAVDPVVAGSAVDPVAAAGSAVELPATGELPGTDPVPTVSVVVPTRDRPELLRDTVDAIRGQDYPGTVEIVVVYDQSHPDPQLADDDPRRPVRVVVNDRSAGLAGARNCGILVASGELIAFCDDDDRWLPGKLTAQVAELGRHPDAEFVSCGITVSYDGATTDRVLDRDTVPLDALLRDRMTELHPSTFLIRRSALVDGFGLVDEEIPGSYAEDYEFLLRAARSAPLRNLRTPYVLVRWHKRSYFAQRWDTISTALQWLLERYPEFATQPAGEARVAGQIAFAQAAAGHRRDALRWARHTLARNPKEPRAYLALAVASRAVRPDTVLRSLHRRGRGI, encoded by the coding sequence ATGACCGCCGTCGACCCGGTGGTAGCCGGGTCCGCCGTCGACCCGGTAGCAGCCGCCGGGTCCGCCGTCGAACTGCCGGCTACCGGCGAACTGCCGGGTACCGACCCGGTGCCGACGGTCAGCGTGGTGGTGCCCACCCGGGACCGTCCGGAGCTGCTGCGCGACACCGTCGACGCGATCCGTGGGCAGGACTACCCGGGAACCGTCGAGATCGTCGTGGTCTACGACCAGTCCCACCCGGACCCGCAGCTGGCCGACGACGACCCCCGCCGGCCGGTCCGGGTGGTCGTCAACGACCGGTCCGCCGGCCTGGCCGGTGCCCGTAACTGCGGCATCCTCGTCGCCAGCGGCGAGCTGATCGCCTTCTGTGACGACGACGACCGTTGGCTGCCGGGCAAGCTCACCGCCCAGGTGGCCGAGCTCGGTCGGCATCCGGACGCCGAGTTTGTCAGCTGTGGCATCACGGTCAGCTACGACGGTGCCACCACCGACCGGGTGCTCGACCGCGACACGGTGCCGCTCGACGCGCTGCTACGCGACCGGATGACCGAGCTGCACCCGTCCACCTTCCTGATCCGCCGGTCAGCCCTGGTCGACGGCTTCGGTCTGGTGGACGAGGAGATCCCCGGCAGCTACGCCGAGGACTACGAGTTCCTGCTGCGGGCCGCCCGCAGCGCCCCACTGCGCAACCTGCGCACGCCGTACGTGCTGGTCCGCTGGCACAAACGGTCCTACTTCGCGCAACGCTGGGACACCATCTCCACGGCGCTGCAGTGGCTGCTGGAACGCTACCCGGAATTCGCCACCCAACCGGCCGGTGAGGCCCGGGTGGCCGGGCAGATCGCCTTCGCCCAGGCCGCTGCCGGGCATCGGCGCGACGCGCTGCGCTGGGCTCGGCACACCTTGGCCCGCAACCCGAAGGAGCCCCGCGCCTACCTGGCGCTCGCCGTCGCCAGCCGGGCCGTCCGCCCGGACACCGTACTGCGCAGCCTGCACCGGCGCGGCCGGGGGATCTGA